The Lebetimonas natsushimae genomic sequence GAGGTGCTTTTAGTTGCAGCTGATTTTACTTTTCCATTTAGCTAAATATTTTTTAAAAGTAGGGTTTTCTAAAAGCAATTCTTCATTTAATGCACTTAAACTATTATTTTTCTCTTTTTAAGTTCCTCTAAAGCAGCAATTATACTCATTTTGACTAATGTGATTTACACTTTACTTTCTTTCCCTATGTGTTTTTTTAATTAAATGAAGTAATTATATTATTTTAATTATTGTATTGTAAAAGCAGGGCATAAGCAGATGATTCAAATAGGTTATACCTCATCCTTAAATTTAGTTTTTGTTTTTCTAGGGTCGAGTGTTTGATGTATCTTTACAGCACTTGGAATTTTCAACCTGCCCCTATACTTGTAAGCAGGATTATTTAAAAAAGTTGTGAGTGAGTTTTAATTTTAATAAGAATTAATCATATATAAATAGCTACTAAATCACTGACTAAATGAAATTACCTTGTATCATTTTATTTAGTATAGGAAATAGAGATATTTATTTTTTATAATAACTTAATTTCAAATTTGACATTTATTAAATTAAGTTATATAATTTTTTAAAAAAGCGAGGTATTGTGTTTAATCTTAAAAAAATGCCTTTTACTAATAAATTAAAGAATAAAGAATTAAATTATTCTTTAAAACTGTTAGATAGATATGAATATCCTCCAGAAATTGAGAAGCTTGTTCATGAATTTATAAATACCACATCACATTCCGAACTTCAAAAATTTGTTGATTCTCAAAATATTTTCTCATTTTCCACTAATATTGACTTAACTGAAAATTTTGATGTTTTAAAAGAAAAAATGGCTTATGAATTAAATGAACAACTATTAAAACTTGCCTTTTTGATATAATTTTAAAAAAGGCAGTTTGTGGTTTTAGCTTTAAAATTTAGACCTAAAAGATTTGAGGAAGTTATTGGGCAGGATGCTATTATTAAAACTCTTACAAATTCTCTTGACAATAACAGATTAGCACATGCTTATCTTTTTTCAGGTCTGAGGGGCAGCGGAAAAACATCAACTGCCAGGATTTTTGCAAAAGCGCTCCAATGTGATCACGGTCCTACTTCAAATCCTTGTGAAGCTTGTGAAAACTGTATAATGGCTAATGAAAATAGACATATTGACATTATTGAGATGGATGCTGCAAGCAATAGGAAAATTGAAGACATTAGAGAATTAATAGAGCATACAAAATATAAGCCTACATACGGTAGATATAAAATTTTTATAATTGATGAAGTACATATGTTAACAAATGAAGCATTTAACGCTTTGCTTAAGACTCTTGAAGAACCGCCTGAATATGTAAAATTTATAATGGCTACAACAGACCCTCTTAAACTTCCGGCTACAATTTTAAGCAGGGTTCAGCATTTCAGGTTTAATAAAATTAATGAAAAACTTATAGAAAATTATTTGATAAAAATTTTAACTATTGAAAATGTGGAATTTGAAAATGAAGCTTTAAGACTTTTAATTAAATCTGCAAAAGGTTCAATTAGGGATTCGTTGACTCTACTTGATCAGGCAATAGCATATTCAAGGGGCCATATAGATACCGAAAGCGTAGTTGAAATGCTTGGTATTATAAATCCTGAGATTATTTCAAAAATATTTGAAGCTGTTTTAAAAGAGGATAAAAAAGAGGTTAAAAATTTAGTAA encodes the following:
- a CDS encoding DNA polymerase III subunit gamma/tau — its product is MVLALKFRPKRFEEVIGQDAIIKTLTNSLDNNRLAHAYLFSGLRGSGKTSTARIFAKALQCDHGPTSNPCEACENCIMANENRHIDIIEMDAASNRKIEDIRELIEHTKYKPTYGRYKIFIIDEVHMLTNEAFNALLKTLEEPPEYVKFIMATTDPLKLPATILSRVQHFRFNKINEKLIENYLIKILTIENVEFENEALRLLIKSAKGSIRDSLTLLDQAIAYSRGHIDTESVVEMLGIINPEIISKIFEAVLKEDKKEVKNLVNQIKDYDIEAILDEVILYVKDAVFNSSLPLVTAGRFLNIISDARELIKYNTDNEFVLLLMFFRMIEAIKPHKIDDLIAQIEQKIDVKAYKPKVEVKEDLFKKLIKKIKERDIDLGVCFETSVKFISFENGVITWESCPDENCNNMFKRFYSPVIRPLINEIFGIGTKVDVIRCQKKNELKNEVKPLQKKEVKNIFSKSDDVINKVREIFGSDVKITKINHQ